The Beijerinckiaceae bacterium RH AL1 genome has a segment encoding these proteins:
- a CDS encoding Copper resistance protein (ID:RHAL1_02123;~source:Prodigal:2.6) — MKALPLALASLLVAAAGASAHDDVGRPETFAAGAPGTRTGEARTIDLTIHEQQDGRMSFGVGDLEAQRGEQVRFVVRNDGKALHEFRLDSKAGNAAHKAMMAEMPGMVHDDANAVSVAPGQTKTLVWRFTKPGTYEFACLLPGHYEAGMHGRVVVGK, encoded by the coding sequence ATGAAAGCTCTGCCTCTGGCCCTCGCATCTCTGCTCGTCGCCGCTGCCGGCGCGAGCGCCCATGACGACGTCGGCAGGCCTGAGACCTTCGCCGCCGGCGCGCCCGGCACCCGTACGGGCGAAGCGCGCACGATCGACCTGACGATCCACGAGCAGCAAGATGGCCGGATGAGCTTCGGCGTCGGCGACCTCGAGGCGCAACGTGGCGAGCAGGTCCGCTTCGTCGTCAGGAACGACGGCAAGGCGCTGCACGAGTTCCGTCTCGACAGCAAGGCGGGCAACGCTGCGCACAAGGCGATGATGGCCGAGATGCCGGGCATGGTGCACGACGACGCCAACGCCGTCTCGGTGGCTCCGGGCCAGACGAAGACGCTCGTCTGGCGCTTCACAAAGCCCGGCACCTACGAGTTCGCCTGCCTGCTGCCCGGCCACTACGAAGCCGGAATGCACGGCAGGGTCGTCGTCGGGAAGTAA
- a CDS encoding Glucose/arabinose dehydrogenase, beta-propeller fold (ID:RHAL1_02124;~source:Prodigal:2.6), with amino-acid sequence MNTSRAALVAAAALLATPALADSMQTLGNMQSTGKGAPIPHVTQTGPEVDAIKDTLKKIKLPEGFHIKLYAVVPGAREIAVGPQGVVTFVGTRDKIYSVVDRSHSGVADEVKEFAPTLPKVMPTGVCFTKDGFLISAEQNRVVSYPAAEFFFEGADVAVGELVKQGELIPKDAESFNHTFRYCKVGPDKKVYVTIGQPYNVPPPDRQAEFLKVGIGAIIRMDAADGKNREIFANGIRNSVGMAFDPKDKTLWFTDNQVDGMGDDIPPGEINHATKMGQNFGFPWYGGGHTRTKEYAKDTPPADIVFPVVEEVAHAADLGMTVYTGHMFPEKYRGAIFSAQHGSWNRTEPVGARVMLTTVDKDGKGKSEPFAEGWLDSEGSYSGRPVDVEQMRDGSLLVSDDFAGAVYRITYDGK; translated from the coding sequence ATGAACACGTCACGCGCGGCGCTGGTCGCCGCCGCCGCCCTGCTCGCGACGCCGGCCTTGGCCGACAGCATGCAGACGCTCGGCAACATGCAGTCGACCGGCAAGGGCGCGCCGATCCCGCACGTCACGCAGACCGGACCCGAGGTCGACGCGATCAAGGACACGCTGAAGAAGATCAAGCTGCCCGAGGGGTTCCACATCAAGCTCTATGCGGTGGTGCCCGGCGCGCGCGAGATCGCCGTCGGCCCGCAGGGCGTCGTCACCTTCGTCGGCACGCGCGACAAGATCTATTCCGTGGTCGATCGCAGCCACAGCGGCGTCGCCGACGAGGTGAAGGAGTTCGCGCCGACCTTGCCGAAGGTGATGCCCACCGGCGTCTGCTTCACCAAGGACGGCTTCCTGATCTCGGCCGAGCAGAACCGCGTCGTGTCCTATCCGGCGGCCGAGTTCTTCTTCGAGGGCGCGGACGTCGCGGTCGGCGAGCTCGTCAAGCAGGGCGAGCTGATCCCCAAGGACGCCGAGAGCTTCAACCACACCTTCCGCTACTGCAAGGTCGGCCCGGACAAGAAGGTCTACGTGACCATCGGGCAGCCCTACAACGTGCCGCCGCCGGATCGGCAGGCCGAGTTCCTGAAGGTCGGCATCGGAGCGATCATCCGCATGGACGCTGCCGACGGCAAGAACCGCGAGATCTTCGCCAACGGCATCCGCAACTCCGTCGGCATGGCCTTCGACCCGAAGGACAAGACGCTCTGGTTCACCGACAACCAGGTCGACGGGATGGGCGACGACATCCCGCCCGGCGAGATCAACCACGCCACCAAGATGGGCCAGAACTTCGGCTTCCCGTGGTACGGCGGCGGTCACACCCGGACCAAGGAGTACGCCAAGGACACGCCGCCGGCCGACATCGTGTTTCCGGTGGTCGAGGAAGTCGCCCACGCGGCCGACCTCGGCATGACGGTCTATACCGGCCACATGTTCCCCGAGAAGTATCGCGGCGCGATCTTCTCGGCGCAGCACGGCTCGTGGAACCGCACCGAGCCGGTCGGCGCCCGCGTCATGCTCACGACGGTCGACAAGGACGGCAAGGGCAAGAGCGAGCCGTTCGCCGAGGGCTGGCTCGACTCCGAGGGCTCGTACTCGGGCCGCCCGGTCGACGTCGAGCAGATGCGCGACGGCTCGCTGCTCGTCTCCGACGACTTCGCCGGCGCGGTCTATCGCATCACCTACGACGGCAAGTGA
- a CDS encoding Cytochrome c family protein (ID:RHAL1_02125;~source:Prodigal:2.6) has product MRSAGLSVGVAVLLALAAPVAPAAADGDVAAGHGKAKKCAACHGIDGKAKLPDAPNLAGQNPIYLVAALNAYKSGARKNDMMSLVAPKLSDQDIADLAAYYASLGAAPK; this is encoded by the coding sequence ATGCGGTCTGCAGGTCTCTCGGTCGGCGTCGCGGTGCTTCTGGCACTCGCGGCGCCCGTCGCCCCTGCCGCAGCCGATGGCGACGTCGCCGCCGGCCACGGCAAGGCGAAGAAATGCGCGGCGTGCCACGGCATCGACGGCAAGGCGAAGCTGCCCGACGCGCCGAACCTCGCCGGGCAGAACCCGATCTACCTCGTTGCCGCGCTCAACGCCTACAAGTCCGGCGCGCGCAAGAACGACATGATGAGCCTGGTCGCGCCAAAATTGTCGGACCAGGACATCGCCGACCTCGCCGCCTACTACGCCTCGCTCGGTGCCGCGCCAAAGTAG
- the acsA gene encoding Acetoacetyl-coenzyme A synthetase (ID:RHAL1_02126;~source:Prodigal:2.6) produces the protein MTSTIEPSAAQEHEIIWRPSPEVAGASEMERFRSFSEARAGRALPDFAALYAWSIAAPEAFWDAVWDFAEIRGDKGARIIEPAAHIKDWRFFPDASLNFAENLLWKRGDADAIIFECEDKMRRRLSWDELAALVSRIQQGLAAEGVRPGDRVAGLLPNIPEAIAFMLAAVGLGATWSCASPDFGPSGVVDRFCQIEPVVLVTCDGYVYAGKTHVILDKVGEIVERLPSLRRVVVVPYLGDALPAHDKIVGLEAFLNPHPAGEPTFVRLPADHPLYILFSSGTTGVPKCIVHRAGLIVQHAKEHRLHCDIKEGDRVYWFTTLSWMMWNWLASALSAGATVMLYDGSPFHPTPDVILDYAERERFTLLGTSARWIDALRNAGVDARDRDLSAVRVLASTGSPLAPANYAYVYDKLAPHVHLVSTSGGTDLCASFVGGNPLGAVRVGEIEAPTLGMAVEIWGDDGKPVPPGVKGELVCTKAFPSMPLGFWNDPDGSRYFDAYYARFDNVWHHGDFAEVTQHGGYVIHGRSDATLNPGGVRIGTAELYAQIEGIAEILEALAIGQTFEHDTRIVLFVRLQPGVTLDDALVDRIKTAIRTGATPRHVPAKVIAVPDIPRTKSGKVVEIAVRDLVNGREVKNADALANPEALTHFRDIAALRS, from the coding sequence ATGACCAGCACGATCGAGCCGAGCGCGGCGCAGGAGCACGAGATCATCTGGCGTCCGTCGCCGGAGGTCGCCGGCGCGAGCGAGATGGAGCGCTTCCGCAGCTTCAGCGAGGCGCGGGCCGGCCGTGCCCTGCCCGACTTCGCGGCGCTCTACGCCTGGTCGATCGCGGCGCCGGAGGCCTTCTGGGACGCGGTGTGGGACTTCGCCGAGATCCGCGGCGACAAGGGTGCGCGCATCATCGAGCCGGCCGCGCATATCAAGGACTGGCGCTTCTTCCCCGACGCCAGCCTGAACTTCGCCGAGAACCTCCTGTGGAAGCGCGGCGATGCCGACGCCATCATCTTCGAGTGCGAAGACAAGATGCGCCGCCGCCTCTCGTGGGACGAGCTCGCGGCGCTCGTCTCGCGCATCCAGCAGGGCCTCGCGGCCGAGGGCGTGAGGCCGGGCGACCGCGTCGCCGGTTTGCTGCCCAACATTCCCGAGGCGATCGCCTTCATGCTGGCCGCCGTCGGGCTTGGCGCGACCTGGTCCTGCGCCTCTCCCGACTTCGGGCCGTCGGGCGTCGTCGACCGCTTCTGCCAGATCGAGCCGGTCGTCCTCGTCACCTGCGACGGCTACGTCTATGCCGGCAAGACGCACGTGATCCTCGACAAGGTCGGCGAGATCGTCGAGCGGCTGCCGTCGCTGCGTCGCGTGGTCGTCGTGCCCTATCTCGGCGACGCGCTTCCGGCTCACGACAAGATCGTCGGGCTCGAGGCCTTCCTTAATCCCCACCCCGCCGGCGAGCCGACGTTCGTGAGGCTTCCGGCCGACCATCCCCTCTACATTCTGTTCTCCTCCGGCACGACCGGCGTGCCGAAGTGCATCGTGCACCGCGCCGGGCTCATCGTGCAGCACGCCAAGGAGCACCGGCTGCATTGCGACATCAAGGAGGGCGATCGCGTCTACTGGTTCACGACGCTCTCCTGGATGATGTGGAACTGGCTTGCCTCCGCGCTGTCGGCCGGCGCGACCGTGATGCTCTACGACGGTTCGCCGTTCCATCCGACGCCCGACGTCATCCTCGACTATGCCGAGCGCGAGCGCTTCACGCTGCTCGGCACCTCCGCGCGCTGGATCGACGCCTTGCGCAACGCCGGCGTCGACGCGCGCGACCGCGACCTCTCCGCCGTGCGCGTGCTCGCCTCGACGGGCTCGCCGCTGGCGCCTGCCAACTACGCCTACGTCTACGACAAGCTCGCGCCGCACGTGCACCTCGTCTCGACGTCGGGCGGCACCGACCTCTGCGCCTCCTTCGTCGGCGGCAACCCGCTCGGCGCGGTGCGCGTCGGCGAGATCGAGGCGCCGACCCTCGGCATGGCGGTGGAGATCTGGGGCGACGACGGCAAGCCCGTCCCGCCCGGCGTCAAGGGCGAGCTCGTCTGCACCAAGGCCTTCCCCTCGATGCCGCTCGGCTTCTGGAACGATCCCGACGGCTCGCGCTACTTCGACGCCTACTACGCGCGCTTCGACAACGTCTGGCACCACGGCGACTTCGCCGAGGTGACGCAGCACGGCGGCTACGTGATCCACGGCCGCTCTGACGCGACGCTGAACCCCGGTGGCGTGCGGATCGGCACTGCCGAGCTCTACGCGCAGATCGAGGGCATCGCCGAGATCCTGGAAGCGCTGGCGATCGGCCAGACCTTCGAGCACGACACGCGCATCGTCCTGTTCGTGCGCCTGCAGCCCGGCGTCACGCTCGACGACGCGCTGGTCGATCGCATCAAGACGGCGATCCGCACCGGCGCGACGCCGCGCCACGTGCCGGCCAAGGTCATCGCCGTTCCCGACATCCCGCGCACCAAGTCCGGCAAGGTCGTCGAGATCGCGGTGCGCGACCTCGTGAACGGCCGCGAGGTGAAGAACGCCGATGCCCTCGCCAATCCCGAGGCGCTGACCCATTTCCGCGACATCGCCGCGCTGCGGAGCTGA
- a CDS encoding hypothetical protein (ID:RHAL1_02127;~conserved protein of unknown function;~source:Prodigal:2.6): protein MLTRTAIYEGTIETGREDEFFARVRDELVPLWRRFPGVTEVRVQRRVSADDTARPVPMILEMDFPDQRAIDACMASPIRPESHAKTLEVMKLFTGTFYHYVMEATVLSPTP from the coding sequence ATGCTGACGCGAACGGCGATCTACGAGGGCACGATCGAGACAGGCCGCGAGGACGAGTTCTTCGCCCGCGTGCGCGACGAGCTGGTGCCGCTGTGGCGGCGCTTCCCGGGCGTCACCGAAGTGCGGGTGCAGCGGCGGGTCTCGGCCGACGACACCGCGCGGCCGGTCCCGATGATCCTTGAGATGGACTTCCCCGACCAGAGGGCCATCGACGCCTGCATGGCCTCGCCGATCCGGCCGGAGTCGCACGCCAAGACGCTCGAGGTGATGAAGCTCTTCACCGGCACCTTCTACCACTACGTGATGGAGGCGACCGTGCTGTCGCCGACGCCTTGA
- a CDS encoding Glc operon protein GlcG (ID:RHAL1_02128;~source:Prodigal:2.6): MRTRLALTAADADRLLAAARAEAEGRRVEVTIAIVDEAGILLALHRLDGARLHTPEAAWLKARTAAITRQPTEDLQAAVPANPALLSFPGRMPLTGGLPLVVDGVTVGGVGSSGGEPTDDVAVCAAAVAALTSLS; this comes from the coding sequence TTGAGAACCCGCCTGGCGCTCACCGCCGCCGACGCGGACAGGCTGCTCGCGGCCGCTCGCGCCGAGGCGGAGGGGCGCCGTGTTGAGGTCACCATCGCCATCGTCGACGAAGCCGGCATTCTGCTGGCGCTGCACCGGCTCGACGGCGCCCGCCTGCATACGCCCGAAGCCGCCTGGCTGAAGGCGCGGACGGCGGCGATCACCCGCCAGCCGACCGAGGATCTGCAGGCGGCCGTCCCGGCCAACCCCGCCCTGCTCTCCTTCCCCGGCCGCATGCCGCTGACCGGCGGCCTGCCGCTCGTCGTCGATGGCGTGACGGTCGGCGGCGTCGGCTCCTCCGGCGGCGAGCCGACCGACGACGTCGCCGTATGCGCCGCCGCGGTCGCCGCGCTCACCTCCCTTTCGTAG
- a CDS encoding hypothetical protein (ID:RHAL1_02129;~conserved exported protein of unknown function;~source:Prodigal:2.6), whose protein sequence is MRITGLSTIASAAVLLGALAAPALAGDVGGVWMRSDGAAKVRFSPCGEGYCGSIVWLRDPGKSPAHVGEQVFFGMGQSGPNTWTGSAHNPEDGRDYDGAMTLSGNRLVTKGCALGGMICKSTAWVRSK, encoded by the coding sequence ATGCGAATTACAGGTCTGTCAACAATCGCGTCGGCGGCGGTGCTGCTCGGTGCGCTCGCGGCCCCGGCGCTCGCCGGCGACGTGGGCGGTGTGTGGATGCGCAGCGACGGCGCGGCCAAGGTCCGCTTCAGCCCCTGCGGCGAAGGGTATTGCGGCTCGATCGTCTGGTTGCGCGACCCCGGCAAGAGCCCAGCGCATGTCGGCGAGCAGGTGTTCTTCGGCATGGGCCAGAGCGGCCCGAACACCTGGACGGGCAGCGCCCACAATCCGGAGGACGGCCGCGACTACGACGGCGCAATGACCCTGTCCGGCAATCGCCTGGTGACGAAGGGATGCGCGCTCGGCGGCATGATCTGCAAGTCGACCGCCTGGGTCCGCTCCAAGTAA
- a CDS encoding hypothetical protein (ID:RHAL1_02130;~conserved protein of unknown function;~source:Prodigal:2.6): MAEPTCWLCHRPLGRRMQKHHTRPKSRGGRETTPVHPICHRMLHARFTNAELARLVAAGRRPEEDEAIARFVAWIADKPPDFNAPTRTKR; this comes from the coding sequence ATGGCAGAGCCGACGTGCTGGCTCTGTCATCGTCCGCTCGGCCGGCGCATGCAGAAGCACCACACGCGGCCGAAGAGCCGCGGCGGGCGCGAGACGACGCCCGTGCATCCGATCTGCCACCGCATGCTGCATGCGCGCTTCACCAACGCCGAGCTGGCACGCCTCGTCGCGGCCGGGCGACGCCCTGAGGAGGACGAGGCGATCGCCCGCTTCGTCGCCTGGATCGCCGACAAGCCTCCGGACTTCAACGCGCCGACGCGCACGAAGCGCTGA
- a CDS encoding Peroxiredoxin (ID:RHAL1_02131;~source:Prodigal:2.6), with protein MKVARLALALTLLSSPAFAALKPGDPAPDFKVEAAKGGKAFDFDLASALKKGPVVLYFYPKSFTSTCTLEAHEFADNIPNFEAAGASVLGISGDSIDTQKEFSSKECRDTFPVGADPSFSVIKAYDASFAGMFAKRISYVIAPDGKVIEAHEDMGADSHIQMALEAVRQWKAAHQR; from the coding sequence ATGAAAGTCGCTCGGCTCGCGCTTGCCCTCACGCTTTTGAGCTCGCCCGCCTTCGCCGCGCTGAAGCCCGGGGACCCCGCGCCGGACTTCAAGGTCGAGGCCGCGAAGGGCGGCAAGGCCTTCGACTTCGATCTCGCCAGCGCGCTGAAGAAGGGGCCGGTCGTGCTCTACTTCTACCCGAAGTCCTTCACGAGCACCTGCACGCTCGAGGCGCACGAGTTCGCCGACAACATTCCGAACTTCGAGGCGGCGGGCGCCAGCGTTCTCGGCATCTCCGGCGACTCGATCGACACGCAGAAAGAATTTTCCTCCAAGGAGTGCCGCGACACGTTCCCGGTCGGCGCCGACCCGAGCTTCTCGGTCATCAAGGCCTACGATGCCTCGTTCGCCGGAATGTTCGCCAAGCGCATTTCCTACGTGATCGCACCGGACGGCAAGGTCATCGAGGCGCACGAGGACATGGGCGCGGACAGCCACATCCAGATGGCGCTCGAGGCTGTGCGCCAGTGGAAGGCGGCGCACCAGAGGTAG
- a CDS encoding protein of unknown function (ID:RHAL1_02133;~source:Prodigal:2.6): MLTAPEASVDCVLALADDIEENLRPTRAVVHDLVEWANQGSFR; this comes from the coding sequence ATGCTGACCGCACCCGAAGCGTCGGTCGACTGCGTCCTTGCGCTCGCCGACGACATTGAGGAAAACTTGAGACCGACCCGCGCCGTGGTGCATGACCTCGTCGAGTGGGCGAACCAGGGTTCTTTCCGCTAA
- a CDS encoding hypothetical protein (ID:RHAL1_02134;~conserved membrane protein of unknown function;~source:Prodigal:2.6) has translation MNGIDIVLIVLASAVFTGVASYATFRLVGVELRRSHFEVGTAIFLQAGVIYAVFLAFIFGQALTSYVDADNAVNQECAALHGASMIVTALPAKQRGEVKDALQTYIAAVIDPEWSVMLETRRSSPVAENAQIALLEHANTLDLSAPKDIASQSRLVTLLLEAHRDREERIFQAGQGIPAGLWAMVLVYCGVLVGLVFFSSLENAWSHATMSAIFGALNAIVLLACFLLQYPFEGPFRLAPTSFAVTQARVQATLAP, from the coding sequence ATGAACGGCATCGACATCGTCCTCATCGTTCTGGCGAGCGCGGTTTTCACGGGCGTGGCGAGCTACGCCACGTTCCGGCTCGTCGGGGTCGAGCTGAGACGGAGCCATTTCGAGGTCGGCACGGCGATCTTTCTCCAGGCCGGCGTCATCTATGCGGTCTTTCTCGCCTTCATCTTCGGCCAGGCGCTGACGAGCTACGTCGACGCCGATAACGCCGTGAACCAGGAATGCGCGGCGCTGCATGGCGCGTCGATGATCGTGACGGCGTTGCCCGCCAAGCAGCGCGGCGAGGTCAAGGACGCGCTGCAGACCTATATCGCCGCCGTGATCGATCCCGAATGGTCGGTGATGCTCGAGACGCGCCGCTCCAGCCCCGTCGCCGAGAACGCGCAGATCGCCTTGCTGGAGCATGCCAACACGCTCGACCTTTCCGCGCCCAAGGACATTGCCAGCCAGAGCAGGCTCGTCACCTTGCTCCTCGAGGCGCACCGGGACCGCGAGGAGCGGATTTTTCAAGCCGGGCAAGGGATCCCAGCTGGCCTCTGGGCGATGGTGCTCGTCTATTGCGGCGTGCTCGTCGGACTGGTGTTCTTCTCGAGCCTCGAGAACGCGTGGTCACACGCGACCATGTCCGCGATCTTCGGCGCCCTCAATGCGATCGTGCTGCTCGCCTGCTTCCTGCTGCAATACCCGTTCGAAGGCCCGTTCCGGCTGGCACCGACGAGCTTTGCGGTGACGCAGGCGCGGGTCCAGGCGACGTTGGCGCCTTGA
- a CDS encoding protein of unknown function (ID:RHAL1_02135;~source:Prodigal:2.6), whose product MPLIVFTHTSNAMPKDKVVKVAEQIRESMLRNYVIKAIPDALRAHTRVKVVEIDPDFYVGSDDGRPLYDVELIGPVDSVAGQDAEAFAQEITTAILTAEGSPVDEENSQRVWCVFSDVPDMKWSIGPKILNRRSTLKHVLRHQTQIAAKYQQAAE is encoded by the coding sequence ATGCCGCTCATCGTTTTCACCCACACCTCGAATGCGATGCCCAAGGACAAGGTTGTCAAGGTTGCCGAGCAAATCCGGGAGTCGATGCTCCGGAACTACGTCATCAAAGCTATTCCCGATGCTCTGCGAGCCCATACGCGTGTCAAGGTGGTCGAGATCGATCCGGATTTTTATGTCGGATCTGATGACGGACGTCCGCTCTACGATGTGGAATTAATCGGTCCTGTAGACAGCGTGGCTGGCCAAGATGCCGAGGCGTTTGCGCAAGAGATCACGACGGCAATTCTGACCGCTGAGGGATCTCCGGTCGATGAAGAGAACTCACAGCGCGTGTGGTGCGTGTTCAGCGATGTTCCCGACATGAAGTGGTCGATCGGTCCGAAAATCCTGAACCGGCGATCGACTCTGAAGCATGTGCTTCGACATCAAACCCAAATCGCAGCCAAGTATCAGCAGGCTGCCGAGTAG
- a CDS encoding Diguanylate cyclase domain protein (ID:RHAL1_02136;~source:Prodigal:2.6), which yields MIDTDPAYGHSATADAEIRKSLTAELFGPLGAALPAYAAAVSIATAGVFFEGAPRDFVCLAAILFVTAIRIGLRHIYRRRADLRRTPAQMKGWELAYGCLAGLWTLLLGIDSSFMMLSDSVILQLFGTIMVIGMTGGIAARHAPHPWIVIIQMVAILVPFTTALLIHYGLEATGLIIMTIFMFLGVWSATRQINANLTMAMRNGLANRILKDRFDTALNNMTHGLVMFDAHRTLEFANDRFAAMFNLDGNALKIGMSLDEIVDLCQSGFTGRIRTREQNIAIFERALKSRMRHEESLKFSDGRILSFRCEPIANGGTVLMVEDLTEKHEAAAQIAHLAHYDVLTGLPNRTSFREWFPRVVREAKIQNTAFSLFYLDLDGFKEVNDTLGHAIGDKLLVEVASRLTNGLRRTDLCYRLGGDEFVFVQYAPEGDDEALASRLIDLISYPFEIEGNRVKIGLSIGIARFGEDGDAGDELLKNADIALYKAKEAGKQTFRRFRHEMAAEAMDRRMRELDLRRAIEDDAIDVHFQPIVQVGTRRIVGCEALLRWFHPTRGLMRPDETIKLAEATGLIVDLGAIVMRKACMEAATWAPGISVAVNLSAAQFRDGAVVAQIKSALASSGLPGHRLEVEITESLAFGNLAGVRAAIDEIRALGVKIAIDDFGTGYSSLSYLSQIPFDTVKIDRSFVLRIGNDPMASALIQLMAGLMQSLGKSMVVEGVETSEQVAILRQLGAEYMQGFYFSKAKPATELAATFKKMFRLREVA from the coding sequence ATGATCGACACCGACCCGGCGTATGGTCACAGCGCGACAGCGGACGCGGAGATCCGCAAGTCTCTGACGGCGGAACTGTTCGGACCGCTCGGCGCCGCGTTGCCTGCCTATGCCGCAGCCGTCTCGATCGCAACGGCCGGGGTCTTCTTCGAAGGAGCCCCGCGCGACTTCGTCTGTCTCGCCGCCATCCTGTTTGTCACCGCAATCCGCATCGGCCTCCGGCACATCTATCGTCGACGCGCCGATCTGCGGCGCACGCCGGCGCAGATGAAAGGCTGGGAGCTGGCCTACGGATGTCTTGCCGGCCTGTGGACGCTCCTTCTCGGCATCGATTCATCGTTCATGATGCTGTCGGACTCGGTCATCCTTCAGCTCTTCGGGACGATCATGGTCATCGGCATGACCGGCGGAATTGCCGCGCGGCACGCGCCCCATCCTTGGATCGTCATCATCCAGATGGTGGCCATCCTCGTCCCCTTCACCACCGCTCTGCTCATACATTATGGGCTTGAGGCCACCGGCCTCATCATCATGACGATATTCATGTTTCTCGGAGTCTGGTCGGCCACGCGCCAAATCAATGCAAACCTCACGATGGCGATGCGCAACGGTCTTGCCAATCGCATCCTGAAGGATCGTTTCGACACGGCGCTCAATAACATGACGCACGGGCTCGTGATGTTCGACGCACATCGAACACTCGAGTTTGCCAACGATCGTTTTGCGGCAATGTTCAACCTTGATGGTAATGCTCTCAAGATCGGCATGTCGCTCGATGAGATTGTCGACCTCTGCCAATCGGGCTTCACGGGCAGGATCCGGACGCGCGAGCAAAACATCGCGATTTTCGAGCGCGCGCTCAAGTCGCGCATGCGCCACGAGGAAAGCCTCAAGTTCTCGGACGGGAGGATCCTGAGCTTCCGCTGCGAGCCTATCGCAAATGGCGGCACGGTGCTGATGGTTGAAGATCTCACCGAGAAACATGAGGCCGCGGCGCAAATCGCTCATCTCGCCCATTACGACGTTCTGACCGGGCTGCCGAACCGAACAAGCTTCCGGGAGTGGTTTCCTCGTGTTGTGCGCGAGGCCAAGATCCAGAACACAGCCTTTTCTCTCTTCTACTTGGATCTCGACGGCTTCAAGGAAGTGAATGACACGCTTGGCCACGCGATCGGCGACAAATTGCTTGTCGAGGTCGCGAGCCGTCTCACGAACGGCCTGCGCCGGACTGATCTTTGCTATAGGCTAGGGGGCGACGAATTCGTCTTCGTCCAGTACGCGCCCGAAGGTGACGACGAGGCGCTTGCTTCGCGTCTGATCGACCTGATTTCATACCCCTTCGAGATTGAGGGCAATCGCGTCAAGATCGGATTGTCGATCGGGATCGCGCGGTTTGGCGAAGACGGCGATGCGGGTGACGAGCTTTTGAAGAACGCCGACATCGCGCTCTACAAAGCGAAGGAGGCGGGAAAGCAGACCTTCCGGCGCTTCCGGCACGAGATGGCGGCCGAAGCCATGGATCGCCGCATGCGGGAGCTGGATTTGCGTCGCGCCATCGAGGACGACGCGATCGACGTCCATTTCCAGCCTATCGTGCAGGTCGGCACGCGTCGGATCGTGGGGTGCGAGGCCCTGCTTCGCTGGTTCCACCCGACACGCGGTCTCATGCGGCCGGACGAGACGATCAAGCTCGCAGAGGCGACCGGGCTGATCGTCGATCTCGGCGCGATCGTCATGCGGAAGGCCTGCATGGAAGCGGCGACATGGGCGCCTGGGATCTCGGTCGCCGTCAATCTGTCGGCCGCGCAGTTCCGCGACGGCGCCGTCGTGGCGCAAATCAAGTCCGCGCTGGCGTCGTCGGGCCTGCCCGGGCATCGCCTGGAGGTCGAGATCACCGAGTCGCTCGCCTTCGGCAACCTTGCCGGCGTTCGCGCTGCGATCGACGAAATCCGCGCGCTGGGCGTGAAGATCGCCATCGACGATTTCGGAACCGGATACTCGAGCTTGTCGTATCTCAGCCAGATCCCGTTCGACACGGTCAAGATCGATCGCTCGTTCGTCCTTCGCATCGGGAATGACCCGATGGCCTCCGCGCTCATCCAATTGATGGCAGGACTGATGCAGAGCCTCGGCAAGTCCATGGTTGTCGAGGGCGTCGAGACGTCCGAGCAGGTCGCGATCCTGCGTCAGCTCGGCGCCGAATATATGCAGGGCTTCTATTTCTCGAAGGCCAAGCCCGCGACCGAGCTCGCGGCGACTTTCAAGAAGATGTTTCGGCTGCGCGAGGTCGCCTGA